From Streptomyces sp. TLI_105, one genomic window encodes:
- a CDS encoding bifunctional DNA primase/polymerase, with amino-acid sequence MVRHGFAVHPLAPGAKTPAPNCGACKPGTHQAQHCPCHARHGWCHGFHAATTDLATVQHWWTAQPNFGIGVACGPSRLVVIDVDAHTTRLPERSRLLPGIPVHDAVDLTGLSNGFDTLALLAAYRRRPNPCTDTSTLRVQTPSGGMHIWYRVPRNGPAFKSSSGSGNRTALAWQVDIRAANGYIVAPGTRTTAGTYEALPGPRSPAPLPLWLVAELTRTGHHAGPPPATSPTATPPRPGGGPHVLATLLKEVQACGAIPEGAAFSEKLNRAAFTAGGLVQGGHLADAETRQLLLETATRARPHQPRRNAHIIETGMRAGSARPIRPEERT; translated from the coding sequence ATGGTCCGGCACGGGTTCGCTGTGCACCCCCTGGCTCCCGGGGCCAAGACACCCGCCCCCAACTGCGGAGCGTGCAAGCCCGGAACGCACCAGGCACAGCACTGCCCCTGCCACGCGCGACACGGCTGGTGCCACGGGTTTCACGCCGCCACCACCGACCTGGCCACGGTCCAGCACTGGTGGACCGCTCAGCCCAACTTTGGTATCGGTGTCGCTTGCGGACCCTCACGTCTGGTCGTCATCGATGTAGACGCCCACACCACTCGCTTGCCCGAGCGATCGCGTCTTCTGCCCGGAATCCCTGTCCACGACGCTGTCGACCTGACCGGACTCAGCAATGGATTCGACACCCTTGCCTTGCTAGCTGCTTACCGGCGCAGGCCCAACCCCTGCACAGACACCTCAACCCTGCGCGTACAGACACCTTCCGGCGGCATGCACATCTGGTACCGCGTCCCCCGAAACGGGCCCGCATTCAAATCTTCCAGCGGGTCCGGCAACCGGACCGCCCTTGCCTGGCAGGTCGACATCCGCGCCGCCAACGGATACATCGTCGCGCCCGGTACCCGCACGACAGCCGGCACCTACGAAGCTCTGCCCGGACCCAGGAGCCCCGCCCCGCTGCCGCTGTGGCTCGTTGCAGAGCTCACCCGCACCGGACACCACGCGGGTCCACCGCCAGCTACGAGCCCCACCGCGACACCCCCTCGACCCGGAGGCGGTCCACACGTCCTCGCAACGCTCCTCAAGGAAGTACAGGCCTGCGGCGCCATCCCAGAAGGGGCAGCCTTCAGCGAGAAGCTCAATCGAGCAGCCTTCACCGCCGGCGGACTCGTCCAGGGTGGACATCTCGCCGACGCCGAGACCCGGCAACTGCTCCTCGAAACCGCCACACGAGCCCGGCCCCATCAGCCCCGCAGGAACGCCCACATCATCGAGACCGGCATGCGCGCCGGCAGCGCCCGCCCCATCCGACCCGAGGAACGCACATGA
- a CDS encoding type VII secretion system-associated protein — translation MTPESSPAGGRWVAAEHIIDSVVVTGDGNIVIYYADGGQAEPAAPGSRADAERLLFGPEPIASASRPWTWLAPETALHPLVSRPEEADLVEWAREGRDTVARLVCAPSGQGKTTLARQVCAQLRDLGWTAGILDLERASAPHTAGAASMVSSLSRAARRWDRQLAAVAALPRLSGRALLVIDSAEVHRSRIEELLHTITELPAVHEVPPVKLLLLARDTGEWWEELSVGSHRHHWIERQVARLPPLTEGMGVTELDALWRDATGGFLQAAKQAGMSVAASSAHGIGDDRPTTVPTTLHLYAAALLRVLDAVEGRTTSLHDREHPITGLVEHEQRYVAGVLTAAGLPVGHEHARLLLALVCLHAPSDEPSALRTLRRVDKTTPDDDLARMARELQVIYPDGDRSLWKAPGPDRLADSVLHTLAADSRSDGEAEHLLRALCTTDDWFEGRDCARVLIRALATADEEPTTLAEVSRCLDSVVRTLILEHPRGFAPAALDTAPERFEQQILAAVAAGGTASDMSGLAFSELEALDLLVGSAPAGNSRTRICLAISGKLLHSERLAWLGTGPWQTSDRLARLAQYARDLRRIDDVQGASRAAEEAVALVRRMCESGEAAASGHIALRMSRASGNLATAGQNDAALVLSTAAAESAWATLSSPDPLNTAQRAAVLNQHSQRLFDVGQTAAAANCSGEALQLYHDAAESDPGRHDLELTAAMADYGMKLRAVGRPQQAAPHLAEALSAYRRHLAVDDRPGTRYGLVRTLRSYGAVLCDLGRADQAVPHVEEAVNVQRGLAALDPDAVLDLAAALGQSGATFAETGSAEAARRELEEAVDILRSLHGEPRAAGELASALANLGAWHGEFGDAAHAVSLLEEALALKEDQDRGLEETVDDIKATAHNLSLALRRSREDARAQEVRARYHLDTRQEEPSMPGIRTADEVKAEIPPVTEEMRAAARRMPGGYLYAVDPAFDPQGEVPGHGIRGAFRIDADGEITDYMANERYRPTPVALCFPPATDAVDEAAQLASTGYGSQEAVVQALESATVAVAGPALSRKMFRRKPRETAIFTAPIHMSEGVATTRMSGAELLSALPQQAVIHINPGSPGAYRLNRSDETTPFPAPAKTAHPTAPPSSPTPFSPSPLASPPSAPPEDEVAQLCALHAAGEPVLGQLTATLRRSRVWYVTGGDERRRLVVAQAYDGRSVVFVYSSRAYASASGGLDFVEGGRLSEGTMSDLLKQIPSSTYVVINNEGPHPLQIAASALLAYG, via the coding sequence GTGACCCCTGAGTCCTCGCCTGCAGGTGGTCGCTGGGTCGCCGCCGAGCACATCATCGATTCCGTCGTGGTGACCGGTGACGGGAACATTGTCATCTACTACGCCGACGGCGGCCAGGCAGAACCCGCCGCGCCCGGCTCCCGCGCCGATGCCGAACGCTTGCTCTTCGGCCCTGAACCTATCGCCTCGGCGTCACGGCCATGGACCTGGCTGGCCCCCGAGACCGCACTGCACCCCTTGGTGAGCCGGCCCGAGGAAGCGGACCTCGTGGAGTGGGCCCGCGAGGGCCGGGACACCGTGGCACGGCTCGTCTGTGCCCCCTCCGGCCAGGGGAAGACCACCCTGGCGCGCCAAGTCTGCGCCCAGCTCAGGGACCTGGGCTGGACGGCTGGCATCCTCGACCTCGAGCGCGCCTCCGCCCCGCACACCGCTGGCGCAGCGTCGATGGTCAGCTCACTTTCCCGGGCGGCCCGCCGCTGGGACCGGCAACTCGCCGCCGTCGCCGCGCTGCCCCGCTTGTCGGGACGGGCCCTTCTCGTGATCGACTCCGCAGAAGTACACCGGTCGCGGATCGAGGAACTGCTTCACACCATCACAGAACTTCCCGCCGTGCACGAGGTACCGCCCGTCAAGCTGCTCCTGCTCGCCCGGGACACCGGAGAGTGGTGGGAAGAACTGTCCGTCGGCAGCCACCGCCATCACTGGATCGAACGACAAGTTGCACGGCTGCCACCCCTCACGGAGGGGATGGGGGTCACCGAACTGGACGCGCTGTGGCGCGACGCGACCGGCGGATTCCTGCAGGCCGCGAAGCAGGCCGGCATGAGCGTGGCGGCAAGCTCGGCGCATGGGATCGGCGACGACCGCCCCACCACCGTCCCCACCACACTGCATCTGTACGCCGCTGCGTTGCTGCGCGTCCTCGACGCCGTGGAAGGCCGGACCACTTCGCTGCACGATCGGGAGCACCCGATCACAGGGCTGGTCGAACACGAACAGCGTTATGTGGCGGGCGTGCTCACCGCCGCCGGTCTCCCCGTCGGCCACGAACACGCGCGTCTGCTCCTCGCCCTGGTCTGCCTGCACGCCCCGTCAGACGAACCGTCCGCGCTGCGGACCCTGCGACGCGTCGACAAGACGACACCGGACGACGATCTCGCCAGGATGGCGAGAGAACTCCAGGTCATCTACCCGGACGGCGACCGCTCGCTCTGGAAGGCACCCGGGCCGGACCGCCTGGCCGACTCGGTGCTGCACACATTGGCGGCCGACAGCCGCTCGGACGGCGAAGCCGAGCATTTGTTGCGCGCCCTGTGCACCACGGACGACTGGTTCGAAGGCAGGGACTGCGCACGCGTCCTCATCAGAGCGCTGGCGACAGCGGACGAGGAGCCCACCACCTTGGCGGAGGTCTCCCGCTGCCTCGACAGCGTCGTACGCACGCTGATCCTCGAACACCCTCGCGGCTTCGCACCGGCCGCGCTGGACACAGCCCCTGAAAGGTTCGAGCAGCAGATTTTGGCAGCGGTCGCAGCAGGGGGCACGGCCTCTGACATGTCCGGCCTGGCCTTCTCCGAACTGGAGGCACTCGACCTCCTCGTCGGTTCCGCCCCGGCCGGCAACAGCCGGACGAGGATTTGCCTCGCGATCTCCGGCAAACTCCTCCACTCGGAGCGGCTGGCATGGCTGGGCACGGGGCCCTGGCAGACGAGTGACCGGCTGGCGAGACTCGCCCAGTACGCCCGCGACCTGCGGCGGATCGACGACGTCCAGGGCGCCTCCCGTGCCGCGGAGGAAGCAGTGGCACTGGTGCGCCGGATGTGCGAGTCCGGGGAGGCAGCGGCCAGCGGACACATCGCCTTACGAATGTCCCGGGCGAGCGGCAATCTGGCCACAGCCGGCCAGAACGATGCCGCACTCGTGCTCAGCACCGCGGCGGCCGAGAGCGCGTGGGCGACGCTGTCTTCTCCGGACCCTCTGAACACCGCCCAACGTGCGGCAGTCTTGAACCAGCACTCCCAGCGGCTGTTCGACGTCGGACAGACCGCTGCCGCCGCTAACTGCTCCGGTGAGGCGCTGCAGCTGTACCACGACGCCGCAGAGAGCGACCCCGGCCGCCACGACCTGGAGCTGACCGCGGCCATGGCCGACTACGGCATGAAGCTGCGGGCGGTGGGGCGCCCGCAGCAGGCGGCACCGCATCTCGCCGAAGCGCTCTCCGCCTACCGGCGGCATCTCGCAGTCGACGACCGGCCAGGCACCCGGTACGGCCTCGTGAGGACACTGCGTTCGTACGGAGCTGTCCTTTGCGATCTCGGACGGGCGGACCAGGCCGTCCCCCATGTGGAGGAAGCGGTGAACGTGCAGCGGGGTCTTGCCGCGCTGGACCCCGATGCCGTCCTGGACTTGGCGGCCGCGCTCGGCCAGTCCGGAGCGACGTTCGCCGAGACCGGTTCCGCCGAGGCCGCGCGCCGCGAGTTGGAGGAGGCCGTCGACATACTCCGCAGTCTGCACGGCGAGCCGCGGGCAGCAGGGGAACTGGCGAGCGCGCTGGCCAACCTCGGTGCATGGCACGGCGAGTTCGGTGACGCGGCACACGCAGTGAGCCTTCTCGAAGAGGCACTGGCCCTCAAGGAGGACCAGGATCGGGGCCTCGAGGAAACGGTGGACGACATCAAGGCCACCGCGCACAACCTGTCGCTGGCCCTGCGCAGATCGAGGGAGGACGCACGGGCTCAGGAGGTCCGCGCCCGATACCACCTAGACACCCGGCAGGAAGAACCGTCCATGCCGGGTATACGAACGGCTGATGAGGTCAAGGCCGAGATCCCGCCGGTCACCGAGGAGATGAGGGCCGCTGCGCGACGGATGCCAGGAGGGTATCTGTACGCGGTCGACCCCGCCTTCGACCCTCAGGGCGAGGTGCCCGGGCACGGTATCCGAGGCGCGTTCCGCATCGACGCCGACGGTGAGATCACCGACTACATGGCCAACGAACGCTATCGCCCCACGCCTGTCGCATTGTGCTTCCCACCGGCTACGGATGCCGTGGACGAGGCCGCCCAGCTGGCCAGCACCGGCTATGGATCCCAGGAGGCAGTGGTGCAGGCACTCGAGTCCGCGACGGTCGCGGTGGCCGGCCCGGCCCTTTCCAGGAAGATGTTCCGGAGAAAACCCCGCGAGACAGCCATTTTCACCGCACCGATTCACATGTCCGAAGGCGTCGCGACCACCAGGATGTCCGGCGCGGAACTCCTCTCGGCCCTCCCGCAGCAGGCCGTGATCCACATCAACCCGGGCAGCCCAGGCGCCTACCGTCTCAACAGATCCGACGAGACCACGCCCTTTCCCGCACCCGCCAAGACAGCCCATCCCACCGCCCCACCGTCTTCGCCAACACCCTTTTCCCCTTCTCCTCTCGCTTCCCCGCCCTCCGCCCCTCCCGAGGACGAGGTCGCCCAGCTGTGTGCCCTGCACGCCGCCGGTGAGCCGGTCCTGGGGCAGCTGACGGCCACTTTGCGCAGAAGCCGCGTCTGGTATGTCACGGGAGGTGACGAGAGACGCCGCCTCGTAGTCGCTCAGGCGTATGACGGCCGTTCCGTCGTCTTCGTCTACAGTTCGCGCGCGTACGCCTCGGCCAGCGGGGGACTGGACTTCGTCGAAGGGGGCCGGTTGTCCGAGGGGACGATGAGCGACCTCCTCAAGCAGATCCCTTCCTCCACCTACGTAGTGATCAACAACGAGGGCCCGCATCCGCTGCAGATCGCGGCCTCTGCACTGTTGGCCTACGGCTGA